From Etheostoma spectabile isolate EspeVRDwgs_2016 chromosome 8, UIUC_Espe_1.0, whole genome shotgun sequence, a single genomic window includes:
- the LOC116693777 gene encoding TOG array regulator of axonemal microtubules protein 1, with the protein MKRGGAGKKAAKRKLQPRNTSEDLGTVEMIRPDQRPSRVRVSHTTAPPSRTPAVAPKAPAPPSNAARPTGKGPRRGTKLRVRAVAAEEDLQPFTKPGEKLSLCFTELSSDDWEKKLDALKMVRALVQHHPALLQTKLHEVCLVLAEEVNNLRSGVACAAMATVAKLHVHLGRAMDPEAEWMGPVLLLKFAQTTNAFILDQAHLALDALVEACSPGRILPALLNTGLRHRSAAVRGCTAQHLHQMADLMGGDQVFAAGKIFAERVLTAVSKMAVDAAPGVRHHGQMMLQGLAPQTDFMAMWEKIVPAKDRGPLQKILRNLR; encoded by the exons ATGAAGCGTGGTGGAGCAG GCAAGAAGGCAGCGAAGAGAAAGCTCCAGCCAAGGAATACATCAGAGGACCTTGGGACGGTTGAGATGATCCGGCCCGACCAGCGTCCTTCCCGGGTGAGGGTTAGTCACACAACGGCCCCCCCCAGTAGGACCCCGGCGGTGGCCCCCAAGGCTCCAGCACCTCCATCCAATGCCGCCCGCCCAACCGGAAAAGGACCGCGGCGTGGGACAAAGCTCCGCGTGAGGGCTGTCGCGGCTGAAGAAGACCTCCAGCCCTTCACCAAACCTGGAGAGAaactgtccctctgcttcacaGAGCTGTCCTCTGACGACTG GGAGAAGAAACTGGACGCTCTGAAGATGGTTCGAGCTCTGGTGCAACACCACCCGGCGTTACTGCAGACCAAACTGCACGAAGTCTGCCTGGTCCTCGCAGAAGAG GTGAATAACTTGCGCTCTGGCGTGGCCTGTGCTGCGATGGCCACCGTAGCAAAGCTCCACGTTCACCTGGGGAGGGCCATGGACCCTGAGGCCGAGTGGATGGGCCCCGTCCTGCTGCTGAAGTTCGCCCAGACCACCAACGCCTTCATTCTGGATCAGGCTCACCTGGCCCTGGACGCCCTGGTGGAGGCCTGCAGCCCCGGGAGAATCCTGCCCGCTCTCCTCAACACAGGGCTCAG GCACCGTAGTGCTGCAGTGAGGGGGTGCACGGCCCAGCACCTCCACCAGATGGCAGACCTCATGGGGGGGGACCAGGTCTTCGCAGCAGGGAAGATCTTCGCTGAGCGGGTCCTCACTGCTGTCAGCAAGATGGCGGTGGACGCTGCACCGGGAGTCAG GCACCATGGACAGATGATGCTCCAGGGACTCGCCCCCCAGACGGACTTCATGGCCATGTGGGAAAAGATCGTCCCGGCCAAAGACAGAGGTCCCTTGCAGAAGATCCTGAGGAACCTTCGGTAG
- the LOC116694827 gene encoding uncharacterized protein LOC116694827 translates to MGLSIQQHTPPSPQPPASPRRSPRGSLPGRRTRPMAEEDNRGRTSTTNRTSLEDEPFLEKKLRLGSQMAIVACKIAKLRDATRSPSPDSPLSSVDLHTPTELREYPFLSFPPTPPPRDAPSCIPVLKRGGADKKAAKRKLQPRNTSEDLGTVEMIRPDQRPSRVRVSHQPAPPSRTPSVAPKAPAPPSKAAPPNRKGPRRGTKLRVKAVAAEEDLQPFTKPGEKLSLSLTQLSSDDWEKKLDALKMVRALVQHHPALLQTKLHEVWFSILYYLVRGCTAQHLHQLADLMGGDQVLAAGKIFAERVLTAVSKMAVDAAPGVKYTCAWRGLCSMAVSKVHVHLGEGHGPEPKWMGQSAAEVAQTTNASSGSGSPGPGRLVEACSPGESCRSPKTQGSAP, encoded by the exons ATGGGACTCTCCATCCAGCAGCACACCCCCCCCTCACCTCAGCCTCCAGCGTCTCCCAGAAGGAGTCCTAGAGGCTCCCTTCCAGGGAGGAGGACCCGGCCCATGGCGGAGGAGGACAACCGGGGTCGGACGTCCACCACCAACCGGACGTCGTTAGAAGACGAGCCTTTCCTGGAGAAGAAGCTGCGTCTGGGCTCTCAGATGGCGATCGTGGCCTGTAAGATCGCCAAGCTGAGGGACGCAACCAGGAGCCCGAGTCCAGACTCCCCCCTCAGCTCGGTGGACCTCCACACCCCCACTGAGCTGAGGGAATatcctttcctctccttccccCCTACTCCTCCTCCCAGAGACGCACCGTCCTGCATCCCGGTGTTGAAGCGTGGTGGAGCAG ACAAGAAGGCAGCAAAGAGAAAGCTCCAGCCAAGGAATACATCAGAGGACCTTGGGACGGTTGAGATGATCCGGCCCGACCAGCGTCCTTCACGGGTGAGGGTTAGTCACCAACCAGCACCCCCCAGTAGGACCCCGTCGGTGGCCCCCAAGGCTCCAGCACCTCCATCAAAAGCTGCCCCGCCCAACCGAAAAGGACCTCGCCGTGGGACAAAGCTCCGCGTGAAGGCTGTCGCAGCAGAAGAAGACCTCCAGCCCTTCACCAAACCTGGAGAGAAACTGTCCCTGTCCCTCACACAGCTGTCCTCTGACGACTG GGAGAAGAAACTGGACGCTCTGAAGATGGTTCGAGCTCTGGTGCAACACCACCCGGCGTTACTGCAGACCAAACTGCACGAAGTCTGGTTTTCTATTCTCTACTATCTAG tgaggGGGTGCACGGCCCAGCACCTCCACCAGCTGGCAGACCTCATGGGGGGGGACCAGGTCTTGGCAGCAGGGAAGATCTTCGCTGAGCGGGTCCTCACTGCCGTCAGCAAGATGGCGGTGGACGCTGCACCGGGA GTGAAATACACTTGCGCTTGGCGTGGCCTGTGCTCGATGGCCGTGAGCAAAGTCCACGTTCACCTGGGAGAGGGCCATGGACCTGAGCCGAAGTGGATGggccagtctgctgctgaagttGCCCAGACCACCAACGCCTCTTCTGGATCAGGCTCACCTGGCCCTGGACGCCTGGTGGAGGCCTGCAGCCCGGGAGAATCCTGCCGCTCTCCTAAAACACAGGGCTCA GCACCGTAG